From the Martelella mediterranea DSM 17316 genome, one window contains:
- a CDS encoding MBL fold metallo-hydrolase, with protein sequence MLRSCAMLIPAFLALAATGVAQEARPPVSQCQAIAERLPQVKFASFVPVAYEAPEVSISFIGHSTFLIESPGGVRIATDYSGFLLPGGPADVATMNKAHESHFTLTPDPGIGMVLHGWGDTPGQPIDHDLVVGDVYIRNVTTDIRAWGAFEEDGNSIFIFEVADLCIGHLGHLHHELADSHIAEIGRLDVVMVPVDGGLTLGAESMRNVIERLHSSLVLPMHRTGPRVRDFAAMFEGDYDVVYSDSRTVTLSLASLPRPPQILLLQGVW encoded by the coding sequence ATGCTTCGCTCATGCGCGATGCTTATCCCGGCGTTTCTGGCGCTCGCCGCAACGGGCGTCGCCCAGGAGGCGCGCCCGCCCGTCAGCCAATGCCAGGCGATCGCCGAACGCCTGCCGCAAGTGAAATTCGCAAGCTTCGTGCCGGTCGCCTACGAGGCGCCGGAAGTCTCGATCAGCTTCATCGGTCATTCGACCTTCCTGATCGAAAGCCCCGGCGGGGTGCGGATCGCCACCGATTATTCCGGCTTTCTGCTGCCCGGCGGCCCGGCGGATGTCGCGACCATGAACAAGGCGCATGAAAGCCATTTCACGCTGACGCCCGATCCCGGCATCGGCATGGTGCTGCATGGCTGGGGCGACACGCCCGGCCAGCCGATCGACCATGACCTGGTCGTGGGCGACGTCTATATCCGCAACGTCACCACCGATATCCGTGCCTGGGGCGCGTTCGAGGAGGACGGCAATTCGATTTTCATCTTCGAGGTGGCGGACCTCTGCATCGGGCACCTTGGCCATCTCCACCACGAACTCGCCGACAGCCATATCGCCGAGATCGGCCGGCTGGACGTGGTCATGGTGCCCGTTGACGGTGGACTGACGCTTGGCGCCGAAAGCATGAGAAACGTGATCGAACGCCTGCACTCCTCGCTGGTGCTGCCGATGCACCGCACCGGCCCGCGCGTGCGCGATTTCGCCGCCATGTTCGAGGGCGACTACGACGTGGTCTATTCCGACAGCCGCACCGTAACCCTGTCGCTCGCCTCGCTGCCGCGCCCGCCGCAGATCCTGCTTCTGCAGGGCGTTTGGTAA
- a CDS encoding ion transporter gives MREKVKAWMSSRSWEAFILSVIVINAITLGFETSETVMQSFAGPLLRFFDALVLTIFVIEITLRLYAHRLRFFRDPWSLFDFTIVAISLIPASGPLQVLRALRILRALRLLSMIPSLRRVIGGLVAALPGMGSIIVLMALVFYIFAVIATKLYGEAFPEWFGSLGASIYSLFQIMTLESWSMGIVRPVMDVYPNAWLFFVPFILSTAFTVLNLFIGIIVSAMQKEHEQELLEESRQAREPEMLQILSELKALRQEVAALRNERSAT, from the coding sequence ATGCGTGAAAAGGTAAAGGCTTGGATGAGTTCCCGTTCCTGGGAGGCCTTCATCCTCTCCGTCATCGTCATCAACGCCATCACTTTGGGTTTCGAGACGTCCGAAACCGTCATGCAGAGCTTTGCCGGCCCGCTGCTGCGCTTCTTCGACGCTCTGGTGCTCACCATTTTCGTGATCGAGATCACGCTGCGGCTTTATGCCCACAGGCTGCGCTTCTTTCGCGATCCCTGGAGCCTGTTCGATTTTACGATCGTCGCGATCAGCCTCATTCCGGCCAGCGGCCCGCTTCAGGTGTTGCGCGCGCTCAGGATCCTTCGGGCGCTGCGTCTCCTGTCGATGATCCCGTCGCTCCGGCGCGTCATCGGCGGGCTGGTGGCGGCCCTTCCCGGCATGGGATCGATCATCGTGCTGATGGCGCTGGTGTTCTACATCTTCGCCGTGATCGCGACCAAGCTCTATGGCGAGGCGTTCCCCGAATGGTTCGGCTCGCTCGGCGCGTCGATCTATTCGCTGTTCCAGATCATGACGCTGGAAAGCTGGTCGATGGGCATCGTCCGCCCGGTCATGGATGTCTATCCGAATGCCTGGCTATTCTTCGTCCCCTTCATCCTGTCGACGGCGTTTACCGTGCTGAACCTGTTCATCGGCATCATCGTCTCGGCCATGCAGAAGGAGCATGAGCAGGAACTGCTGGAGGAGAGCCGGCAGGCGCGCGAACCGGAAAT